A genomic window from Schistocerca piceifrons isolate TAMUIC-IGC-003096 chromosome 10, iqSchPice1.1, whole genome shotgun sequence includes:
- the LOC124718984 gene encoding peroxisomal membrane protein 11C isoform X1: MSVSEIAEFLETPTGKDKMIRTLCYAAKLTSALVKSESASEKLNSFGSQLSNCRVILRLFDDFPQLSCTLEYGLGAQERDVYLRFFNVLRNLVDQAFFPIEHIEWLADNNYINVRSEPWAVCSTWCWVISLALSLMKSLRTIKNMNKRKKSLKEVDSEHKDAVVMAAKRRREVLSAVRNVIDLIHAIHCLPPGFLWSSRLSRLQVGTVGTLSSLLGLYMAVTSFRANRA; the protein is encoded by the exons ATGAGCGTGTCCGAAATAGCAGAGTTTTTGGAGACTCCCACTGGAAAAGACAAAATGATAAGGACGCTATGTTACGCCGCTAAACTTACATCTGCGTTAGTTAAATCGGAATCTGCATcggaaaaattaaattctttcgGCAGTCAACTGAGTAACTGTCGTGTTATATTACGGCTGTTCGATGACTTCCCACAACTAAGTTGTACACTGGAGTATGGTCTTGGTGCGCAG GAACGTGATGTCTATCTCAGATTTTTCAATGTGCTCAGGAATTTGGTAGACCAAGCGTTCTTTCCAATTGAACACATAGAGTGGCTGGCAGATAACAATTACATTAATGTTCGGAGTGAACCATGGGCTGTATGTAGCACTTGGTGCTGGGTTATCTCACTGGCCTTGTCACTGATGAA GTCACTTAGAACCATCAAAAATATGAATAAGCGAAAAAAGTCTCTGAAGGAAGTAGACTCCGAGCACAA GGATGCAGTTGTTATGGCAGCAAAGAGACGACGTGAAGTTCTGAGTGCTGTCCGGAATGTGATAGACCTGATCCATGCTATACATTGTCTTCCTCCTGGCTTCCTATGGTCGAGTCGCCTAAGTAGGTTGCAG GTTGGCACTGTGGGAACACTGTCATCTCTGCTCGGTCTTTACATGGCTGTTACATCATTCCGAGCCAACAGGGCTTGA
- the LOC124718984 gene encoding peroxisomal membrane protein 11C isoform X2, whose protein sequence is MVLVRRNLVDQAFFPIEHIEWLADNNYINVRSEPWAVCSTWCWVISLALSLMKSLRTIKNMNKRKKSLKEVDSEHKDAVVMAAKRRREVLSAVRNVIDLIHAIHCLPPGFLWSSRLSRLQVGTVGTLSSLLGLYMAVTSFRANRA, encoded by the exons ATGGTCTTGGTGCGCAG GAATTTGGTAGACCAAGCGTTCTTTCCAATTGAACACATAGAGTGGCTGGCAGATAACAATTACATTAATGTTCGGAGTGAACCATGGGCTGTATGTAGCACTTGGTGCTGGGTTATCTCACTGGCCTTGTCACTGATGAA GTCACTTAGAACCATCAAAAATATGAATAAGCGAAAAAAGTCTCTGAAGGAAGTAGACTCCGAGCACAA GGATGCAGTTGTTATGGCAGCAAAGAGACGACGTGAAGTTCTGAGTGCTGTCCGGAATGTGATAGACCTGATCCATGCTATACATTGTCTTCCTCCTGGCTTCCTATGGTCGAGTCGCCTAAGTAGGTTGCAG GTTGGCACTGTGGGAACACTGTCATCTCTGCTCGGTCTTTACATGGCTGTTACATCATTCCGAGCCAACAGGGCTTGA